Proteins from a genomic interval of Micromonospora sp. NBC_00389:
- a CDS encoding ricin-type beta-trefoil lectin domain protein, with amino-acid sequence MPATPARPERAARRRALTVAVAVAALVLPMLAGPAAPAAAADRPTVQPLPANLESIRAAEATALYGSPAIRPIEQRRTAQITMGDSQISGEGVGNYIPSTHQDGNWCDRSYDQAVFRTGIQSDARYNIACSGATPWNLIAGGPTQHNELNQGDYLGIKARNMHVKLIWVVVGANGDGTIQFGPVATDCAVSRVFLQGSCYATYTDQWTIRTDGSRRAVADALTDIRQTMTKAGYLRSDYELVLMSYPSPASPDVEDNPNFPGWYAGGCLLYLADAAFARNKAVPLFESALRAAAAQTGTRYLDASRLFHGHEVCTDNTSVRGLHIEIGVWNENAARQSFHPNARGHGMFAQCITQFWNSGQQQATCVDPASTGSGVLYSGLLQFKQLRNLATNTCIDGKGYDSRNGTAQQSYGCHGGRNQGFWYDSTKRSLHSELSHDRCLDVASGSMTAGTAVNIYNCNGSAAQQFAFAGNQLKPASASNLCVAFDSPSSGTPRLRLATCSTSTRQQWSFEARTAANPVGYGHDDFIGSRVY; translated from the coding sequence ATGCCTGCAACCCCCGCCAGGCCCGAACGCGCGGCCCGACGACGGGCCCTCACCGTCGCCGTCGCCGTCGCCGCTCTCGTCCTGCCGATGCTCGCCGGCCCGGCCGCCCCCGCGGCCGCCGCCGACCGGCCGACCGTCCAGCCTCTCCCCGCCAACCTCGAGTCCATCCGAGCCGCCGAGGCGACCGCCCTCTACGGCAGCCCGGCGATCCGCCCGATCGAACAACGCCGCACCGCGCAGATCACCATGGGTGACAGCCAGATCTCCGGCGAGGGGGTCGGCAACTACATACCCAGCACCCACCAGGACGGCAACTGGTGCGACCGCTCGTACGACCAGGCGGTGTTCCGCACCGGCATCCAGTCGGACGCGAGGTACAACATTGCCTGCTCCGGTGCCACTCCGTGGAACCTGATCGCCGGCGGCCCCACCCAGCACAACGAGCTGAACCAGGGCGACTACCTGGGGATCAAGGCGCGCAACATGCACGTGAAGCTGATCTGGGTGGTGGTCGGCGCGAACGGCGACGGGACCATCCAGTTCGGCCCGGTCGCCACCGACTGCGCGGTCAGCAGGGTCTTCCTCCAGGGCTCCTGCTACGCCACCTACACCGACCAGTGGACGATCCGCACCGACGGCAGCCGCCGAGCGGTGGCCGACGCCCTCACCGACATCCGGCAGACCATGACCAAGGCCGGCTACCTGCGCTCGGACTACGAGCTGGTGCTCATGTCATACCCCAGCCCGGCCAGCCCGGACGTGGAGGACAACCCGAACTTCCCCGGCTGGTACGCCGGCGGCTGCCTGCTCTACCTGGCCGACGCCGCGTTCGCCCGGAACAAGGCGGTGCCGTTGTTCGAGTCGGCGCTGCGCGCGGCGGCCGCCCAGACCGGCACCCGCTATCTGGACGCCAGCCGGCTCTTCCACGGCCACGAGGTGTGCACCGACAACACCTCGGTCCGCGGCCTCCACATCGAGATCGGGGTCTGGAACGAGAACGCCGCCCGGCAGTCGTTCCACCCCAACGCGCGCGGGCACGGCATGTTCGCCCAGTGCATCACCCAGTTCTGGAACTCCGGGCAGCAACAGGCGACCTGCGTCGACCCGGCCAGCACGGGCAGCGGCGTGCTCTACTCCGGCCTGCTGCAGTTCAAGCAGTTGCGCAACCTGGCCACCAACACCTGCATCGATGGCAAGGGCTACGACTCCCGCAACGGCACCGCCCAGCAGTCGTACGGCTGCCACGGCGGGCGCAACCAGGGCTTCTGGTACGACTCGACCAAGCGGTCACTGCACTCGGAGCTCTCCCACGACCGGTGCCTCGACGTCGCCAGCGGATCGATGACCGCCGGTACTGCGGTCAACATCTACAACTGCAACGGCAGCGCCGCCCAGCAGTTCGCCTTCGCCGGCAACCAGCTCAAGCCGGCCAGCGCCAGCAACCTCTGCGTGGCGTTCGACAGCCCGTCGTCGGGCACTCCCCGGCTGCGGTTGGCCACCTGCTCCACCAGCACCCGACAGCAGTGGTCGTTCGAGGCCCGGACCGCCGCCAACCCGGTCGGCTACGGTCACGACGACTTCATCGGCTCCCGCGTCTACTGA